From the genome of Streptomyces sp. NBC_01317, one region includes:
- a CDS encoding ADP-ribosylglycohydrolase family protein, whose protein sequence is MTTLSTPPTPSATEIPALADRVTGCLLGAAVGDALGGPVEGYSPDQIVERHGGRVTGIVGPWNEDWRTARPIAPYHKGDGHVTDDTLMTHALVRVYGTVRDHLDAYAVAEHLVPDLMSTPRWIPELEAEALPLQRIFLAEKWIVARLHYGHVDPREAGAGNIVNCGAAMYMAPVGLVNAAHPAAAYAEALDVAGAHQSSYGREAAGVFAAAVAAACLPGATPASVVETCLALAKDGTRAAIEAVCEVAACHGDAESALRGLREAVAPFDTVGPNYRAPSLGARRPSRLHSIEELPVALGMLLIGGGDVRRTVLGSVNYGRDCDSIATMSGAIAGALGGEAAVPAEWASRVAEASRLDLHAPARVLTEVAYEVFARDTERRRAHESAFARLTGQR, encoded by the coding sequence ATGACGACCCTGAGCACACCCCCCACCCCCTCCGCCACGGAGATCCCCGCCCTCGCTGACCGCGTCACCGGCTGCCTGCTCGGCGCGGCCGTCGGCGACGCCCTCGGCGGCCCGGTCGAGGGGTACTCCCCCGACCAGATCGTCGAGCGCCACGGCGGCCGGGTCACCGGCATCGTCGGCCCGTGGAACGAGGACTGGCGCACCGCCCGCCCCATCGCGCCGTACCACAAGGGCGACGGCCACGTCACCGACGACACCCTGATGACCCACGCCCTGGTCCGGGTGTACGGGACCGTCCGCGACCACCTCGACGCGTACGCCGTCGCCGAACACCTCGTCCCCGACCTGATGTCCACCCCCCGCTGGATCCCCGAGCTGGAGGCCGAGGCGCTCCCCCTCCAGCGGATCTTCCTCGCGGAGAAGTGGATCGTCGCCCGCCTGCACTACGGACACGTCGACCCGCGCGAGGCCGGCGCCGGGAACATCGTCAACTGCGGTGCGGCGATGTACATGGCACCGGTCGGCCTGGTCAACGCGGCCCACCCGGCGGCGGCCTACGCGGAGGCCCTGGACGTGGCCGGCGCGCACCAGTCGTCGTACGGGCGCGAGGCCGCCGGGGTGTTCGCGGCGGCGGTCGCGGCGGCGTGCCTGCCGGGCGCCACCCCCGCGTCGGTCGTCGAGACGTGTCTGGCGCTCGCGAAGGACGGGACACGCGCGGCGATCGAGGCGGTGTGCGAGGTGGCCGCGTGCCACGGTGACGCGGAGTCGGCGCTGCGCGGGCTGCGCGAGGCGGTCGCGCCCTTCGACACCGTCGGCCCCAACTACCGCGCCCCCTCCCTCGGCGCCCGCCGCCCGTCCCGGCTGCACTCGATCGAGGAACTGCCCGTGGCGCTCGGCATGTTGCTCATCGGCGGGGGCGATGTCCGCCGTACGGTGCTGGGGTCGGTCAACTACGGCCGCGACTGCGACTCCATCGCGACGATGAGCGGGGCGATCGCCGGGGCGCTGGGCGGCGAGGCCGCCGTGCCGGCGGAGTGGGCCTCGCGGGTGGCCGAGGCGAGCCGTCTCGACCTGCACGCGCCGG
- a CDS encoding VIT1/CCC1 transporter family protein, with protein MSVIDTEATLHEAHRDNHTHRDVNGGWLRPAVFGAMDGLVSNLALMTGVAGGAVSHHTLVITGLAGLAAGAFSMAAGEYTSVASQRELVQAELDVERRELRKHPADEMEELAALYISRGVEPALAREVAQQLSKDPEQALEIHAREELGIDPDDLPSPTVAAVSSFGSFALGALLPVLPYLLGATALWPALVLALVGLFGCGALVSRVTARSWWYGGLRQLTLGGTAAALTYGLGAAFGAAL; from the coding sequence ATGTCCGTCATCGACACCGAGGCCACGCTCCACGAGGCCCACCGCGACAACCACACCCACCGCGACGTCAACGGCGGCTGGCTGCGTCCCGCGGTGTTCGGCGCGATGGACGGACTCGTCTCGAACCTGGCCCTGATGACCGGCGTCGCCGGAGGCGCCGTCTCCCACCACACCCTGGTGATCACCGGCCTCGCGGGCCTCGCGGCCGGTGCCTTCTCGATGGCCGCCGGGGAGTACACCTCCGTCGCCTCCCAGCGCGAACTGGTCCAGGCCGAGCTGGATGTCGAACGCCGTGAGCTGCGCAAACACCCCGCCGACGAGATGGAGGAACTGGCCGCGCTCTACATATCGCGCGGGGTGGAACCGGCGCTCGCCCGCGAGGTCGCCCAGCAGCTGTCCAAGGACCCCGAGCAGGCGCTGGAGATCCACGCCCGCGAGGAACTGGGCATCGACCCGGACGACCTGCCGTCCCCGACCGTCGCCGCAGTCTCGTCGTTCGGCTCCTTCGCGCTGGGCGCCCTGCTGCCCGTCCTGCCGTACCTGCTGGGCGCCACCGCCCTGTGGCCCGCCCTGGTCCTGGCACTCGTCGGGCTCTTCGGCTGCGGCGCGCTGGTCTCCCGGGTGACCGCCCGCAGCTGGTGGTACGGCGGACTGCGCCAGCTGACCCTCGGCGGAACGGCCGCCGCCCTGACGTACGGACTGGGCGCGGCGTTCGGCGCCGCCCTCTGA
- a CDS encoding ADP-ribosylglycohydrolase family protein — MELIACDPARDEAAVLRDRARGALLGLAVGDALGAPAENMRPSEIRRRWGRIEGFVADNPAGTDDTEYAIFSGLLLARHGSALTVAHVEKAWHHWLADLDEGPFRGAGFSERGTLENLRRGLAAPITAQHRHAWSDGLAMRAAPFGVFAAGRPEEAARLVSVDGSVSHDGEGIYGGRAVAAGVAAAMTGAGPASVVAAALSVIPMDSWTARTLRRGVVAARREYPDTLTRERAVRSSVVIGGYPWTDLAPEAVGLAFGAFTAARGDFRTSVLTAVNMGRDADTTAAVAGALAGALSGARAIPTEWSSAIGPVRGSCLPSMRGYHVLDIADLLTPDEEEAPRP; from the coding sequence ATGGAGCTGATTGCATGCGATCCGGCTCGCGACGAGGCCGCGGTGCTCCGCGACCGGGCGCGGGGCGCACTGCTGGGCCTCGCGGTCGGGGACGCGCTCGGGGCCCCCGCGGAGAACATGCGGCCCTCCGAGATCCGCCGCCGCTGGGGCCGTATCGAGGGCTTCGTCGCGGACAACCCGGCCGGTACGGACGACACGGAGTACGCGATCTTCTCCGGGCTGCTGCTGGCCCGGCACGGCTCGGCGCTGACCGTCGCGCACGTCGAGAAGGCGTGGCACCACTGGCTGGCGGACCTGGACGAGGGCCCGTTCCGGGGGGCGGGGTTCAGTGAGCGCGGCACGCTGGAGAACCTGCGGCGCGGCCTCGCCGCCCCCATCACGGCGCAGCACCGCCACGCGTGGAGCGACGGCCTGGCGATGCGCGCGGCGCCGTTCGGTGTGTTCGCGGCGGGCCGCCCGGAGGAGGCGGCGCGGCTGGTGTCGGTCGACGGCAGTGTCAGCCACGACGGGGAGGGCATCTACGGCGGCCGGGCGGTGGCGGCGGGGGTCGCGGCCGCGATGACGGGGGCGGGTCCGGCGTCGGTGGTCGCGGCGGCGCTCTCGGTGATCCCGATGGACTCCTGGACGGCCCGCACCCTGCGGCGCGGGGTGGTGGCGGCGCGGCGGGAGTACCCGGACACGCTGACGAGGGAACGCGCGGTCCGCTCGTCGGTGGTCATCGGCGGCTACCCGTGGACGGACCTGGCACCGGAGGCGGTGGGCCTGGCCTTCGGCGCGTTCACGGCGGCACGCGGCGACTTCCGTACGTCGGTCCTCACGGCGGTCAACATGGGCCGCGACGCGGACACGACGGCGGCGGTGGCGGGGGCCCTGGCGGGCGCGCTCTCGGGGGCGCGGGCCATCCCCACGGAATGGTCCTCGGCGATCGGCCCGGTACGGGGCAGTTGCCTGCCCTCGATGCGCGGCTACCACGTCCTGGACATCGCGGACCTGCTCACCCCGGACGAGGAAGAGGCACCACGGCCATGA
- a CDS encoding ADP-ribosylglycohydrolase family protein: protein MGGPGVGCREDRSPGRAGGRAVRRIEGLLLGLAAGDAAGWPAARHRAARMPEWTRRLTRELDTFAEQNATTTLPVPIALNQPPEPLRLGPSDDAEWAAFAAEAVLTAAGDLFHGLGADRRMRAAVDLAWNSLASEIAAAADRAPEVESAVLPLRARISVRAGLGNLATGLRPPATGHDNPHYFDDAACVRAVVLAVVHPGDPAAAAELAEFDARYTQDGDGVHGARAMAAAVATALGGGDVEAAVGAALAQLPGTTEIGRNARHAVKLAQDFADEEAGAFALVPLLEHQIVDHVYSYGIAAAETVPVALALTVAARGRVTGAVPAAACLSRVADSAPALAGALTGALGGGDTVPAAWRDACRTLAGCALPRLAGIDLIELAGLLTDTELASPGGQFRHDDPEHTPHPLRHGDPRPR from the coding sequence GTGGGCGGCCCGGGCGTCGGCTGTCGTGAGGACCGGTCTCCGGGGCGCGCGGGCGGTCGTGCCGTCCGGCGGATCGAGGGGCTTCTCCTCGGACTCGCCGCCGGGGACGCCGCCGGGTGGCCCGCCGCCCGGCATCGGGCCGCTCGGATGCCCGAGTGGACCCGGCGGCTCACCCGGGAGCTCGACACCTTCGCCGAGCAGAACGCGACCACCACCCTCCCCGTCCCCATCGCCCTCAACCAGCCCCCCGAGCCCCTGCGGCTCGGCCCCTCCGACGACGCCGAGTGGGCCGCGTTCGCGGCCGAGGCCGTGCTCACCGCCGCCGGGGACCTCTTCCACGGGCTCGGCGCCGACCGGCGCATGCGCGCCGCCGTCGACCTCGCCTGGAACTCCCTCGCCAGCGAGATCGCCGCCGCCGCCGACCGCGCCCCCGAGGTCGAGTCCGCCGTGCTGCCGCTGCGCGCCCGGATCTCCGTACGGGCCGGGCTCGGCAACCTCGCCACCGGCCTGCGCCCGCCCGCCACCGGCCACGACAACCCGCACTACTTCGACGACGCCGCGTGCGTACGGGCCGTCGTCCTCGCGGTCGTCCACCCCGGCGACCCGGCCGCCGCCGCCGAACTCGCCGAGTTCGACGCCCGCTACACCCAGGACGGCGACGGCGTGCACGGCGCCCGCGCCATGGCCGCCGCCGTCGCGACCGCCCTCGGCGGCGGGGACGTGGAAGCCGCCGTCGGGGCCGCGCTCGCCCAGCTCCCCGGGACCACCGAGATCGGCCGCAACGCCCGGCACGCCGTCAAACTCGCCCAGGACTTCGCCGACGAGGAGGCCGGCGCCTTCGCCCTCGTCCCCCTGCTGGAGCATCAGATCGTCGACCACGTCTACAGCTACGGCATCGCCGCCGCCGAGACCGTCCCCGTCGCCCTCGCCCTCACCGTCGCCGCCCGGGGCCGGGTGACCGGAGCCGTCCCCGCCGCCGCGTGCCTCTCCCGGGTCGCCGACTCCGCGCCCGCCCTCGCCGGCGCGCTGACCGGCGCGCTCGGCGGCGGCGACACCGTACCGGCCGCCTGGCGGGACGCCTGCCGTACGCTCGCGGGCTGCGCGCTCCCCCGCCTCGCCGGCATCGATCTCATCGAACTCGCCGGGCTGCTGACAGACACGGAACTGGCCTCTCCGGGTGGACAATTCCGACATGACGACCCTGAGCACACCCCCCACCCCCTCCGCCACGGAGATCCCCGCCCTCGCTGA
- the gltB gene encoding glutamate synthase large subunit, translating to MRSDAWSPMDGRPAPQGMYDPRNEHDACGVGFVATLTGVASHALVEQALTVLRNLEHRGATGSEPDSGDGAGILLQVPDAFLREVTDFELPEPGAYAVGIAFLPADDATDAVSRLETLAAEEGLNVLGWRDVPVAPGLLGATARSTMPAFRQLFVADGTSTGIALDRKAFLLRKRAERVGGVYFPSLSARTIVYKGMLTTGQLEPFFPDLSDRRFATAIALVHSRFSTNTFPSWPLAHPYRFVAHNGEINTVKGNRNWMKARESQLGSDLFGADKLERIFPLCTPDASDSASFDEVLELIHLGGRSLPHSVLMMVPEAWENHDSMDPERRAFYQFHATMMEPWDGPACVTFTDGTQVGAVLDRNGLRPGRYWVTDEGLVVLSSEVGVLDIDPAKVVRKGRLQPGRMFLVDTAEHRIIEDDEIKATLAAEKPYREWLETGEIELSDLPEREHIVHTHASVTRRQQTFGYTEEELRVLLAPMARSGAEPIGSMGTDSPIAALSARPRLLFDYFTQLFAQVTNPPLDAIREELVTSLRSSLGPQGNLLEPTAASCRSVTLPFPVIDNDELAKLVHINADGDMPGMKAATLSGLYRVSGGGEALAARIEEIRAETDAALESGARIIVLSDRHSDAEHAPIPSLLLTAAVHHHLIRTKQRTQVGLLVEAGDVREVHHVALLIGYGAAAVNPYLAMESVEDLVRAGTFIEGLEPEQAIRNLIYALGKGVLKVMSKMGISTVASYRGAQVFEAVGLDLDFVEKYFSGTATKIGGAGLDIVAQEVAARHAKGYPATGISASHRKLEIGGEYQWRREGEPHLFDPETVFRLQHATRSRRYDIFKKYTDRVNEQSERLMTLRGLFTIASGRTPVPLDEVEPTSAIVRRFSTGAMSYGSISQEAHETMAVAMNQLGGKSNTGEGGEDAERLYDPARRSSIKQVASGRFGVTSEYLVNADDIQIKMAQGAKPGEGGQLPGHKVYPWVAKTRHSTPGVGLISPPPHHDIYSIEDLAQLIHDLKNANPQARIHVKLVSEVGVGTVAAGVSKAHADVVLISGHDGGTGASPLTSLKHAGGPWELGLAETQQTLLLNGLRDRIVVQTDGQLKTGRDVVVAALLGAEEFGFATAPLVVSGCVMMRVCHLDTCPVGIATQNPVLRERFTGKAEYIVNFFEFIAEEVREILAELGFRTLEEAVGHAEFLDTDRAVDHWKAQGLDLAPLFHVPALPEGAVRHQVMIQDHGLAKALDNELIKLAADALSAESAEAAQPVRAQVAIRNINRTVGTMLGHEVTKKFGGAGLPDDTIDITFTGSAGQSFGAFLPSGVTLRLEGDANDYVGKGLSGGRVVVRPDRGADHLAEFSTIAGNTIAYGATGGELYLRGRTGERFCVRNSGATVVSEGVGDHGCEYMTGGRAVVIGETGRNFAAGMSGGVAYVIDLDPDNVNAGNLEAVEPLDDADKRWLHDVVRRHQEETGSTVADKLLADWDASAARFSKIIPTTYKAVLAAKDAAELAGLSETETTEKMMEAATNG from the coding sequence ATGCGTTCCGACGCCTGGTCGCCCATGGACGGTCGCCCCGCCCCGCAAGGGATGTACGACCCCCGTAACGAACACGACGCCTGTGGTGTCGGGTTCGTGGCCACCCTTACCGGTGTAGCCAGCCACGCACTGGTGGAGCAGGCGCTGACCGTACTGCGCAATCTCGAACACCGTGGTGCCACCGGCTCCGAGCCCGATTCCGGTGACGGCGCCGGCATCCTGCTCCAGGTCCCGGACGCCTTCCTGCGCGAGGTCACCGACTTCGAGCTGCCCGAGCCCGGCGCGTACGCCGTCGGCATCGCCTTCCTGCCCGCCGACGACGCGACCGACGCGGTCTCACGGCTTGAGACGCTCGCCGCCGAGGAGGGCCTGAACGTCCTGGGCTGGCGTGACGTCCCCGTCGCCCCCGGACTGCTCGGTGCCACCGCCCGCTCGACGATGCCGGCCTTCCGCCAGCTCTTCGTCGCCGACGGTACGAGCACGGGCATCGCCCTCGACCGCAAGGCGTTCCTCCTGCGCAAGCGCGCCGAGCGGGTGGGCGGGGTGTACTTCCCCTCGCTCTCCGCCCGCACGATCGTCTACAAGGGAATGCTCACCACCGGCCAGCTGGAGCCGTTCTTCCCCGACCTGTCCGACCGCCGGTTCGCCACCGCGATCGCCCTGGTCCACTCCCGCTTCTCCACCAACACCTTCCCGAGCTGGCCGCTCGCCCACCCGTACCGCTTCGTCGCGCACAACGGCGAGATCAACACGGTCAAGGGCAACCGCAACTGGATGAAGGCCCGCGAGTCCCAGCTCGGCTCCGACCTCTTCGGTGCAGACAAGCTGGAGCGGATCTTCCCCCTCTGTACGCCGGACGCCTCCGACTCCGCGTCCTTCGACGAGGTCCTCGAACTCATCCACCTCGGCGGCCGGTCGCTGCCGCACTCCGTGCTGATGATGGTCCCCGAGGCGTGGGAGAACCACGACTCCATGGACCCCGAGCGCCGTGCCTTCTACCAGTTCCACGCCACGATGATGGAGCCCTGGGACGGCCCCGCCTGCGTCACCTTCACCGACGGCACCCAGGTCGGCGCGGTCCTCGACCGCAACGGACTGCGCCCCGGCCGCTACTGGGTGACCGACGAAGGACTCGTCGTCCTCTCCTCCGAGGTCGGCGTCCTCGACATCGACCCCGCGAAGGTCGTCCGCAAGGGCCGCCTCCAGCCCGGCCGGATGTTCCTCGTCGACACCGCCGAGCACCGCATCATCGAGGACGACGAGATCAAGGCGACCCTCGCCGCCGAGAAGCCGTACAGGGAATGGCTGGAGACCGGCGAGATCGAGCTCTCCGACCTTCCCGAGCGCGAGCACATCGTGCACACCCATGCCTCCGTCACCCGCCGCCAGCAGACCTTCGGCTACACCGAGGAAGAGCTGCGCGTCCTCCTCGCGCCCATGGCCCGCAGCGGCGCCGAGCCGATCGGCTCCATGGGTACGGACTCGCCGATCGCCGCGCTGTCCGCCCGGCCCCGGCTGCTCTTCGACTACTTCACCCAGCTCTTCGCGCAGGTCACGAACCCGCCGCTGGACGCCATCCGCGAGGAGCTGGTCACCTCGCTGCGCTCCTCCCTCGGCCCGCAGGGCAACCTGCTGGAGCCGACCGCCGCGTCCTGCCGCAGCGTCACGCTCCCCTTCCCGGTGATCGACAACGACGAGCTGGCCAAGCTCGTGCACATAAACGCCGACGGCGACATGCCCGGCATGAAGGCCGCCACCCTCTCCGGCCTCTACCGCGTCAGCGGCGGCGGCGAGGCGCTCGCCGCCCGTATCGAGGAGATCCGCGCCGAGACCGACGCCGCCCTGGAGAGCGGCGCCCGGATCATCGTGCTCTCCGACCGGCACTCCGACGCCGAGCACGCCCCGATCCCCTCGCTGCTCCTCACCGCAGCCGTGCACCACCACCTCATCCGTACCAAGCAGCGCACGCAGGTCGGCCTGCTGGTCGAGGCCGGCGACGTCCGCGAGGTCCACCACGTCGCGCTCCTCATCGGGTACGGCGCCGCCGCCGTCAACCCGTACCTCGCGATGGAGTCCGTCGAGGACCTGGTCCGCGCGGGGACGTTCATCGAGGGCCTGGAGCCCGAGCAGGCGATCCGGAACCTGATCTACGCGCTCGGCAAGGGCGTCCTCAAGGTCATGTCCAAGATGGGCATCTCCACCGTCGCCTCCTACCGGGGCGCGCAGGTCTTCGAGGCCGTCGGCCTGGACCTGGACTTCGTGGAGAAGTACTTCAGCGGCACCGCCACCAAGATCGGCGGCGCCGGGCTCGACATCGTCGCCCAGGAGGTCGCCGCCCGGCACGCCAAGGGCTACCCCGCCACCGGGATCTCCGCCAGCCACCGCAAGCTGGAGATCGGCGGCGAGTACCAGTGGCGCCGCGAGGGCGAGCCGCACCTCTTCGACCCCGAGACGGTCTTCCGCCTCCAGCACGCCACGCGCTCCCGCCGCTACGACATCTTCAAGAAGTACACGGACCGCGTGAACGAGCAGTCCGAGCGCCTGATGACGCTGCGCGGCCTGTTCACCATCGCGTCCGGCCGTACCCCCGTCCCCCTGGACGAGGTCGAGCCGACCTCCGCGATCGTCCGGCGCTTCTCCACCGGCGCCATGTCGTACGGCTCGATCTCCCAAGAGGCGCACGAGACCATGGCCGTCGCCATGAACCAGCTCGGCGGCAAGTCCAACACCGGCGAGGGCGGCGAGGACGCCGAGCGGCTGTACGACCCGGCGCGCCGCTCCTCCATCAAGCAGGTGGCCTCCGGGCGCTTCGGCGTCACCAGCGAGTACCTGGTCAACGCCGACGACATCCAGATCAAGATGGCGCAGGGCGCCAAGCCCGGCGAGGGCGGCCAGCTGCCCGGCCACAAGGTCTACCCGTGGGTGGCCAAGACCCGGCACTCCACGCCCGGCGTCGGCCTGATCTCCCCGCCGCCGCACCACGACATCTACTCCATCGAAGACCTCGCCCAGCTCATCCACGACCTCAAGAACGCCAACCCGCAGGCCCGCATCCACGTGAAGCTGGTCTCCGAGGTCGGCGTCGGCACGGTCGCCGCCGGGGTCTCCAAGGCGCACGCCGACGTCGTTCTGATCTCGGGACACGACGGCGGTACGGGCGCCTCGCCGCTCACCTCGCTCAAGCACGCGGGCGGGCCCTGGGAGCTGGGCCTCGCCGAGACCCAGCAGACGCTGCTGCTCAACGGGCTGCGCGACCGCATCGTCGTGCAGACCGACGGCCAGCTCAAGACCGGCCGTGACGTCGTCGTCGCCGCGCTGCTCGGCGCCGAGGAGTTCGGCTTCGCCACCGCGCCGCTCGTCGTGTCCGGCTGCGTCATGATGCGCGTCTGCCACCTCGACACCTGCCCCGTCGGCATCGCCACCCAGAACCCCGTCCTGCGCGAGCGGTTCACCGGCAAGGCCGAGTACATCGTCAACTTCTTCGAGTTCATCGCGGAGGAGGTCCGCGAGATCCTCGCCGAGCTGGGCTTCCGTACCCTCGAAGAGGCCGTGGGACACGCCGAGTTCCTCGACACCGACCGGGCCGTCGACCACTGGAAGGCCCAGGGCCTCGACCTGGCGCCGCTGTTCCACGTACCGGCGCTGCCCGAGGGAGCCGTACGCCACCAGGTCATGATCCAGGACCACGGCCTCGCCAAGGCCCTCGACAACGAGCTGATCAAGCTCGCCGCCGACGCGCTGAGCGCCGAGAGCGCCGAGGCCGCGCAGCCCGTCCGCGCGCAGGTCGCCATCCGCAACATCAACCGCACCGTCGGTACGATGCTCGGCCACGAGGTGACCAAGAAGTTCGGCGGCGCGGGCCTGCCCGACGACACGATCGACATCACCTTCACCGGGTCCGCCGGGCAGTCGTTCGGCGCGTTCCTGCCCAGCGGGGTCACCCTGCGCCTGGAGGGCGACGCGAACGACTACGTCGGCAAGGGCTTGTCCGGCGGCCGGGTCGTCGTACGGCCCGACCGGGGCGCCGACCACCTCGCGGAGTTCTCCACCATCGCGGGCAACACCATCGCCTACGGCGCCACCGGCGGCGAGCTGTACCTGCGGGGCCGTACCGGCGAACGCTTCTGCGTCCGCAACTCCGGTGCCACGGTCGTCTCGGAGGGCGTGGGCGACCACGGCTGCGAGTACATGACCGGCGGCCGTGCCGTGGTCATCGGCGAGACCGGGCGGAACTTCGCGGCCGGCATGTCCGGCGGGGTCGCGTACGTCATCGACCTCGACCCGGACAACGTCAACGCGGGGAACCTGGAAGCCGTCGAGCCGCTCGACGACGCCGACAAGCGGTGGCTGCACGACGTCGTGCGCCGCCACCAGGAGGAGACGGGCTCCACCGTCGCCGACAAGCTGCTGGCCGACTGGGACGCGTCGGCGGCCCGCTTCAGCAAGATCATCCCGACCACGTACAAGGCAGTGCTCGCCGCCAAGGACGCCGCCGAGCTGGCCGGTCTCTCGGAGACCGAGACCACCGAGAAGATGATGGAGGCGGCGACCAATGGCTGA
- a CDS encoding glutamate synthase subunit beta, whose protein sequence is MADPKGFLTTGREVARTRPVEERVKDWNEVYVPGSLLPIISKQAGRCMDCGIPFCHQGCPLGNLIPEWNDYAYREDWTAASERLHATNNFPEFTGRLCPAPCESACVLAINQPAVTIKNVEVSIIDKAWDSGDVTPQPPERLSGKTVAVIGSGPAGLAAAQQLTRAGHTVVVYERADRIGGLLRYGIPEFKMEKSHINRRIEQMRAEGTKFRTEVEIGRDIDAVKLRKRYDSVVIAAGATVSRDLPVPGRDLKGIHFAMEYLPLANKVREGDLTVTPISAEGKHVVVIGGGDTGADCVGTAHRQGAASVTQLEIMPRPGDDRAAHQPWPTFPMLYKVTSAHEEGGERVYAVSTTHFEGDEDGNVQSLHLTEVEFVNGTLEQKPGTERSIPAQLVTLAMGFTGTDRSNGLVEQFGLELDERGNIARDEDFATNVPGVYVAGDAGRGQSLIVWAIAEGRSAARGVDRHLTGASDLPSPIRPTDRALTV, encoded by the coding sequence ATGGCTGACCCTAAGGGCTTTCTCACCACGGGACGCGAGGTCGCCAGGACCCGGCCCGTCGAGGAGCGCGTCAAGGACTGGAACGAGGTCTACGTTCCGGGCTCGCTGCTCCCCATCATCAGCAAGCAGGCCGGGCGCTGCATGGACTGCGGCATCCCGTTCTGCCACCAGGGCTGTCCGCTGGGGAACCTGATCCCCGAGTGGAACGACTACGCCTACCGCGAGGACTGGACGGCGGCGAGCGAGCGGCTGCACGCCACCAACAACTTCCCGGAGTTCACCGGGCGGCTGTGCCCGGCGCCCTGCGAGTCCGCGTGTGTGCTGGCGATCAACCAGCCGGCCGTCACGATCAAGAACGTCGAAGTCTCCATCATCGACAAGGCCTGGGACAGCGGTGACGTCACCCCGCAGCCGCCCGAGCGGCTCTCCGGCAAGACCGTCGCCGTCATCGGCTCGGGCCCGGCGGGACTCGCCGCCGCCCAGCAGCTGACGCGGGCCGGGCACACCGTGGTCGTGTACGAGCGAGCGGACCGCATCGGCGGGCTGCTGCGGTACGGCATCCCCGAGTTCAAGATGGAGAAGTCGCACATCAACCGGCGCATCGAGCAGATGCGCGCGGAAGGCACCAAGTTCCGCACCGAGGTGGAGATCGGCCGCGACATCGACGCGGTGAAGCTGCGCAAGCGGTACGACTCCGTCGTCATCGCCGCCGGGGCGACCGTCTCGCGCGACCTGCCCGTCCCGGGCCGCGACCTCAAGGGCATCCACTTCGCGATGGAGTACCTGCCGCTGGCCAACAAGGTGCGGGAGGGGGACCTCACGGTCACCCCGATCAGCGCCGAGGGCAAGCACGTCGTGGTGATCGGCGGCGGCGACACCGGCGCGGACTGCGTCGGTACGGCCCACCGGCAGGGCGCGGCGTCCGTCACCCAGCTGGAGATCATGCCGAGGCCGGGCGACGACCGGGCGGCGCACCAGCCGTGGCCGACGTTCCCGATGCTCTACAAGGTGACCTCCGCGCACGAGGAGGGCGGCGAGCGCGTCTACGCCGTCTCCACCACGCACTTCGAGGGCGACGAGGACGGCAACGTCCAGTCGCTGCACCTGACCGAGGTGGAGTTCGTGAACGGCACGCTGGAGCAGAAGCCGGGCACCGAGCGGTCGATCCCGGCGCAACTGGTCACGCTCGCCATGGGCTTCACCGGTACGGACCGGTCCAACGGCCTGGTCGAGCAGTTCGGCCTGGAGCTGGACGAGCGCGGCAACATCGCCCGCGACGAGGACTTCGCGACGAACGTTCCCGGCGTGTACGTGGCCGGTGACGCGGGGCGCGGGCAGTCCCTGATCGTCTGGGCGATCGCCGAGGGGCGCTCGGCGGCGCGGGGGGTGGACCGTCACCTGACGGGCGCCAGCGACCTGCCGTCCCCGATCCGCCCGACGGACCGCGCGCTGACGGTCTGA